Proteins co-encoded in one Plasmodium berghei ANKA genome assembly, chromosome: 11 genomic window:
- a CDS encoding BIR protein, with protein MDEKGMCELFIEADKLFNGKHVKLKKINQSSSYKQYCPNNKACSSNREGVGALGGHLFTKLYDNKSKYYEHFMMWLANKLYNLNEDNNITLSSAYNKYLENNIGNFNYWNLLRNQEDFKDTNLRYMSELYTLLKHICNTIAYYKKNKKIENLRQYSLDCLNKYRSLYKTFSGDDSHLDLLEKLKKIYDDFRTSAINDDTDEKNNIKNRLQELTPINEIDSHSTNNLKTLDSNDSNDQLEGEKKPEIPKEKSTLEEQKNPKIEGKNDEQSTELQNSVNQTPSQREEQSVTNDTSKISGNEPENSGKSQEDSEEQAVVQEKTPEKPQPEPPPGPQQQTVLSSANSESSSQQDPSTPSISPSGTEEQKQRQSTSAQEKPLTKLVTGFLNDSLKPYFLSFYDTLTEYGNRLYGSASTSLTKGYSVFIGLANYLNTQPKDSGSNLPPSDSSSSSSSTEQTKTSESSQSPTVKINSDKTDQGKSQAQVPKPVITSESSVTEVKENGTTGIDVNILKKYKPIGISIIMLLIPIALAIMYKYFPFKWRKELKKKKNMKKVINMFGENETTKRVINPTDRKKQVQIIINLSKKKQDKKLTNPSTQKKQDEKVTSSSTQKKQTKQFINSIYWGKYPLLNMYKLMETDPVPFIILYLVFIFYVYRRK; from the exons ATGGACGAGAAAGGAATg TGTGAGTTATTTATTGAAGCTGATAAGCTTTTTAATGGTAAACATGTCAAACTGAAGAAAATTAACCAGTCTTCATCATACAAACAATATTGCCCCAATAATAAAGCATGCTCAAGTAACAGGGAAGGTGTTGGTGCTTTGGGCGGGCATTTATTTACGAAGTTATACGATAATAAAAGCAAGTATTATGAACATTTTATGATGTGGTTGgctaataaattatataatttaaacgAAGACAATAATATTACTCTAAGTTCGGCttacaataaatatttagaGAACAATATAggtaattttaattattggAATCTTTTACGTAATCAAGAGGATTTTAAAGATACTAATCTTAGGTATATGAGTGAATTGTACACGTTACttaaacatatatgtaatacaattgcatattataaaaaaaataaaaaaattgagaATCTTCGTCAGTATTCTCTAGATTGCcttaataaatatagaagCCTTTACAAGACTTTTTCTGGAGATGATTCACATCTGGATCTATtggaaaaattaaaaaaaatatatgacgACTTTAGAACTTCTGCTATTAATGATGATactgatgaaaaaaataatataaaaaatcgCCTTCAAGAACTTACAccaataaatgaaatagaTTCACATTCTACgaacaatttaaaaacgCTTGACTCTAATGATTCAAATGATCAATTGGAAGGTGAAAAGAAACCCGAAATTCCAAAGGAAAAGAGTACTCTAGAGGAGCAAAAAAATCCTAAAATCGAAGGAAAGAATGATGAACAAAGCACCGAACTACAAAATTCAGTGAATCAAACACCAAGCCAAAGAGAAGAACAATCAGTTACAAATGATACATCAAAAATTTCAGGAAATGAACCAGAAAATAGTGGAAAATCACAAGAAGACTCTGAAGAACAAGCAGTAGTTCAAGAAAAAACTCCAGAAAAACCACAGCCAGAACCACCGCCGGGACCACAACAACAGACAGTATTATCATCAGCGAATTCAGAATCATCATCACAACAAGACCCATCAACACCATCAATATCACCGTCAGGAACAGAAGAACAAAAACAACGACAATCTACATCTGCACAAGAAAAACCATTGACGAAACTTGTAACGggatttttaaatgattcCCTTAAACcgtattttttatctttttatgATACCCTTACTGAATATGGAAATCGTTTATATGGAAGTGCATCAACTAGCTTAACAAAAGGTTATTCTGTATTTATTGGGCTTGctaattatttaaacacTCAACCAAAAGATTCAGGAAGTAATTTACCTCCATCTGATAGTTCATCATCATCAAGTTCTACGGAACAAACTAAAACATCAGAATCGTCTCAGAGCCCAactgtaaaaataaattctgATAAAACGGATCAAGGAAAATCTCAAGCACAAGTGCCAAAACCAGTGATTACATCGGAAAGTTCAGTAACCGAAGTAAAAGAAAATGGAACAACAGGAATAGATGTTAATATACTCAAAAAATACAAACCAATTGGAATTTCAATTATAATGCTTTTAATACCCATTGCTTTAGCTATTATGTACAag tattttccatttaaaTGGAGAAAGGaattgaagaaaaaaaaaaacatgaaaaaggttataaatatgtttggTGAAAATGAAACGACAAAAAGAGTTATAAACCCAACTGATCGAAAAAAACAAgtacaaataattataaatttatctaaaaaaaaacaggaTAAAAAGCTTACAAATCCATCTACTCAAAAAAAGCAGGATGAAAAGGTTACAAGTTCATCtactcaaaaaaaacaaactaAACAGTTTATAAATTCCATTTACTGGGGAAAATATccattattaaatatgtataaactTATGGAGACCGATCCTGTaccatttattattttgtatttggtgtttattttttatgtttatagaagaaaatga